A single window of Acidobacteriota bacterium DNA harbors:
- a CDS encoding TIGR00282 family metallophosphoesterase, with protein sequence MKLLFIGDIVGRPGRDLLRKHLKALAAAHSVDLVIVNGENAAGGAGITRDNANEIFGAGADVITTGNHVWDKREALEFIVHEPRLIRPANYPEGTPGRGSHVAVSRSGVRVGVVNVMGRVFLPSLDDPFRTALREIARVKADGAQVVFVDMHAETTSEKAALGWYLDGQVAAVIGTHTHVQTADERILPGGTACLTDAGMTGPHDGVIGMDKTAVIARFVTGLPGRFEPATGDARLHGVTITTDPATGRATAIERVALTEVQLQAITDRASAAV encoded by the coding sequence ATGAAGCTCCTCTTCATCGGCGACATCGTCGGCCGCCCCGGGCGCGACTTGCTGCGCAAGCACCTAAAAGCCCTCGCCGCGGCCCACTCCGTGGACCTGGTAATCGTCAACGGCGAGAATGCGGCGGGCGGCGCCGGCATCACGCGCGACAACGCCAACGAGATCTTCGGCGCCGGCGCGGACGTGATCACGACCGGCAACCACGTGTGGGACAAGCGCGAAGCGCTCGAGTTCATCGTGCACGAGCCGCGGCTGATCCGGCCGGCCAACTACCCGGAGGGCACGCCGGGGCGAGGGTCCCACGTCGCGGTCAGCCGATCGGGCGTCCGCGTCGGCGTGGTCAACGTGATGGGGCGTGTGTTCCTGCCGTCGCTGGACGATCCCTTCCGGACCGCGCTGCGCGAAATCGCGCGGGTAAAGGCGGACGGTGCCCAGGTGGTGTTCGTGGACATGCACGCCGAGACCACCTCTGAGAAGGCCGCGCTCGGGTGGTATCTCGACGGCCAGGTGGCGGCGGTGATCGGCACGCACACGCACGTGCAGACGGCCGACGAGCGCATCCTGCCCGGAGGCACCGCCTGCCTCACCGACGCCGGCATGACCGGTCCGCACGACGGCGTCATCGGCATGGACAAGACCGCGGTGATCGCGCGCTTCGTCACCGGACTGCCGGGCCGCTTCGAGCCGGCGACCGGCGATGCGCGGCTGCACGGCGTGACCATCACCACCGACCCGGCGACGGGCCGCGCGACCGCGATCGAACGCGTCGCGCTGACTGAAGTGCAACTGCAGGCCATCACCGATCGCGCATCAGCTGCCGTATGA
- the xseA gene encoding exodeoxyribonuclease VII large subunit, translated as MPGAPVPVPKPRYEFSPKLTEGEAPKAPAAPVRQVLTVSELSATIRDALESKFQNIWVEGEISNARLWNTGHLYFTLKDNASQIKAVIFRGSLRYLKFKPEDGLRVVARGKISVYDVKGEYQLICEHLEPQGFGPLQVAFEQLKKKLAAEGLFDASRKRPLPALPRRIGLVTSIDGAALRDMVRVLRRRYPNAHLIIAPTRVQGEGAAGEVARALKLVARVPHVDVIIVGRGGGSLEDLWAFNEEAVARAIAASPVPVISGVGHETDVTIADFVADLRAATPSAAAELVVRRKDEFFAHIDRIGERLDAAMGNRLRRMESRLHLLEARPGYSGFPGRLAFRGRHVSELASVLRHGVGQSLARRARRHDLLRRSLDQFDPRHRLGAIRTRLVSRDAQLTAAARRRITLSQGRFGRLAARLEGLSPLAVLGRGYAVTWNAERTRIIRDADTLRVGDEVRVTVQRGAFGATVTEVTSKGEQLTGE; from the coding sequence GTGCCAGGTGCGCCTGTGCCGGTGCCCAAGCCGCGCTACGAGTTCTCGCCGAAGCTGACGGAGGGCGAAGCACCAAAGGCGCCAGCGGCGCCAGTTCGACAGGTACTTACCGTCAGCGAGCTTTCAGCGACGATTCGCGACGCGCTCGAATCCAAGTTCCAGAACATCTGGGTCGAGGGTGAGATTTCCAACGCGCGACTCTGGAACACGGGGCACCTCTACTTCACGCTGAAAGACAACGCGTCGCAGATCAAGGCGGTGATCTTCCGCGGCTCGCTGCGCTACCTGAAGTTCAAGCCTGAAGACGGCCTGCGCGTCGTGGCGCGCGGCAAGATCAGCGTCTATGACGTCAAGGGCGAGTACCAGCTGATCTGCGAGCACCTGGAGCCGCAGGGGTTCGGCCCCTTGCAGGTGGCGTTCGAGCAGTTGAAGAAGAAGCTCGCCGCCGAAGGCTTGTTCGACGCGTCGCGCAAGCGGCCGCTGCCGGCGCTGCCCCGCCGCATTGGCCTGGTGACGTCGATTGACGGCGCGGCGCTGCGCGACATGGTGCGCGTGCTGCGGCGGCGCTATCCCAACGCCCACCTGATCATCGCGCCCACCCGCGTGCAAGGCGAGGGCGCGGCCGGCGAGGTCGCCCGCGCACTCAAGCTCGTGGCGCGCGTCCCGCACGTCGACGTCATCATCGTCGGCCGCGGCGGCGGCTCGCTCGAAGACCTGTGGGCCTTCAATGAAGAAGCGGTGGCGCGCGCCATCGCGGCCTCGCCCGTCCCGGTCATCTCCGGCGTCGGGCACGAAACCGACGTGACCATCGCCGACTTCGTCGCCGACCTGCGGGCGGCCACGCCGTCGGCGGCGGCGGAACTGGTGGTGCGGCGCAAGGACGAGTTCTTCGCGCACATCGACCGCATCGGCGAGCGGCTCGACGCGGCCATGGGCAATCGGCTGCGCCGGATGGAATCACGGCTCCACCTGCTGGAGGCGCGCCCGGGCTACTCCGGATTCCCGGGCCGCCTGGCCTTTCGCGGCCGGCACGTCTCGGAACTCGCCTCGGTGCTGCGCCACGGCGTCGGGCAGTCGCTGGCGCGGCGGGCGCGCCGCCACGACCTGCTGCGGCGATCGCTCGACCAGTTCGACCCGCGCCACCGGCTCGGCGCCATCCGCACGCGCCTGGTCTCGCGCGACGCGCAGCTGACGGCTGCGGCGCGCCGGCGCATCACCCTGTCACAGGGCCGGTTCGGCAGACTCGCCGCTCGCCTGGAAGGCCTCAGCCCACTCGCGGTGCTTGGCCGTGGCTACGCCGTGACGTGGAATGCCGAGCGCACGCGGATCATCCGGGATGCCGACACGTTGCGGGTTGGCGACGAGGTCAGGGTCACCGTGCAACGCGGCGCGTTCGGCGCGACGGTGACAGAAGTAACAAGCAAGGGCGAACAACTCACAGGAGAATAG
- the xseB gene encoding exodeoxyribonuclease VII small subunit: MDPTIKDFEAAIAELETIVKKLEEGDLALEKSLELYERGVQLSRFCHSRLEEAEKRIEIVNERGELKPAPASLRLPDGDDEP, translated from the coding sequence ATGGACCCAACTATCAAAGATTTCGAGGCCGCCATCGCGGAACTCGAAACCATCGTCAAGAAGCTCGAAGAGGGCGACCTCGCGCTCGAGAAGTCGCTCGAGCTCTACGAGCGCGGCGTGCAGCTCTCGCGGTTCTGCCACTCGCGCCTCGAAGAGGCCGAGAAGCGCATCGAAATCGTCAACGAGCGCGGCGAGCTCAAGCCGGCCCCGGCCTCGCTGCGCCTGCCCGATGGCGACGACGAGCCGTGA
- a CDS encoding polyprenyl synthetase family protein — protein sequence MTLTFADYVDARRRDVEAALVQHLPAPPATPAVVADAMRYSLMAGGKRLRPLLVLAGAEAVAQALGGSEAAARDAAMPAACALEMIHTYSLIHDDLPSMDDDDLRRGRPTSHVVHGEGMAILAGDGLQAEAFSLLAREPQGYHPTLMTRKLRVIALVAGAAGSAGMVGGQAIDLAAVSPAPGVAAAALDADGLQAMHMRKTGALIRASVVAGAVMGGADDRLAATIDEYGREIGLAFQIVDDILDVEGAAATLGKTAGKDQAAGKPTYPAFFGLEQARALAAGCHTRARAALERAGLLDSRLSDIAGWIIKRDK from the coding sequence GTGACGTTGACGTTCGCCGACTACGTCGACGCGCGGCGCAGGGACGTGGAGGCCGCGCTGGTGCAGCATCTGCCGGCGCCCCCCGCCACGCCCGCGGTGGTCGCCGACGCCATGCGCTACAGCCTGATGGCCGGCGGCAAGCGGTTGCGGCCGCTCCTGGTTCTCGCCGGCGCCGAAGCCGTGGCGCAGGCCCTGGGCGGCTCTGAAGCCGCGGCGCGCGATGCCGCGATGCCGGCCGCGTGCGCGCTCGAGATGATCCATACCTACTCGTTGATTCACGACGATCTCCCGTCGATGGATGACGACGACCTGCGGCGCGGCCGGCCAACCTCGCACGTGGTGCACGGCGAGGGCATGGCGATTCTGGCCGGCGATGGCTTGCAGGCCGAAGCCTTCAGCCTGCTGGCGCGCGAACCGCAGGGGTACCACCCGACCTTGATGACCCGCAAGCTGCGCGTGATCGCCCTGGTGGCCGGCGCTGCCGGCTCGGCGGGCATGGTGGGCGGGCAGGCGATTGATCTCGCGGCCGTGTCGCCGGCACCGGGCGTCGCGGCGGCGGCGCTCGACGCCGACGGGCTGCAAGCCATGCACATGCGCAAGACCGGCGCGCTGATTCGCGCCTCGGTCGTCGCCGGGGCCGTCATGGGCGGCGCCGACGATCGCCTGGCCGCCACGATCGATGAGTACGGCCGCGAGATCGGTCTCGCGTTCCAGATCGTCGACGACATCCTGGATGTGGAAGGCGCCGCGGCCACGCTGGGCAAGACCGCCGGCAAGGACCAAGCGGCCGGCAAGCCGACCTACCCCGCTTTCTTCGGCCTCGAACAGGCTCGCGCCCTCGCGGCCGGTTGCCACACCCGCGCGCGCGCGGCGCTCGAGCGCGCCGGCTTGCTTGATTCCCGGCTGAGCGACATCGCCGGGTGGATCATCAAACGAGACAAGTGA
- a CDS encoding TlyA family RNA methyltransferase produces the protein MVKRQRLDTLLVDKGLVETREKARALIMAGQVDVDGHGAAKAGTMVAVDADVRVIGPEHPWVSRGGIKLAHALDTFGITATGQVAFDVGASTGGFTDVWLDRGATRVIALDVGHSQLHWKIRSDPRVAVIEHANARHLKPGDLPDVGAPITRVSIDVSFISLRHIFPVLPALVAPGTEIVALVKPQFEAGRKDVGKGGLVKDPAVHARVVAEVTAAAAEVGLTRVGLSDSPITGAHGNTEFLMHLRCA, from the coding sequence TTGGTAAAGCGACAACGGCTCGACACGCTGCTGGTGGACAAGGGCCTGGTCGAGACCCGGGAGAAAGCCCGCGCGCTGATCATGGCCGGGCAGGTCGACGTGGATGGCCACGGCGCGGCCAAGGCCGGCACCATGGTCGCCGTCGACGCCGATGTCCGCGTCATCGGGCCCGAGCACCCGTGGGTCAGCCGCGGCGGGATCAAGCTGGCCCACGCGCTCGACACCTTCGGCATTACCGCGACCGGCCAGGTGGCGTTTGATGTCGGCGCCTCGACCGGCGGCTTTACCGATGTCTGGCTCGACCGCGGCGCCACCCGCGTCATTGCGCTCGACGTCGGCCACAGCCAGCTCCATTGGAAGATCCGCAGCGACCCGCGCGTCGCGGTGATCGAGCATGCCAACGCCCGGCACCTCAAGCCCGGCGACCTGCCCGACGTGGGTGCGCCGATCACGCGCGTCAGCATCGATGTATCGTTCATCTCGCTGCGCCACATTTTTCCCGTGTTGCCCGCGCTGGTCGCCCCGGGCACCGAGATCGTCGCCCTGGTCAAGCCGCAGTTCGAAGCCGGCCGCAAGGACGTGGGCAAGGGTGGGTTGGTCAAGGACCCCGCCGTGCACGCGCGGGTCGTGGCCGAGGTGACCGCCGCCGCGGCTGAAGTAGGATTGACTCGCGTGGGCCTGAGCGATTCCCCAATTACTGGAGCCCACGGCAACACGGAATTCCTGATGCACCTTCGATGCGCATAG
- a CDS encoding NAD(+)/NADH kinase: MRIGIAVKPGLAEARETLIGVEQWLQTHAVDAVWTEEAAELLPPATRTVVTRAALPADLTLLLVLGGDGTLLALAKAIAEAGLDIPLLAVNFGSLGFLTEITRPEIYASLDAVLNGRATHDERMMLKAVATRAGSITTHLALNDIVFTRTALSRMIELDVSVGDQFVTSVKADGLIVASPTGSTAYNLAAGGPIVHPAMDALVLTPIAPHSLTNRPIVIPSEREVRVKSTGTNAGNVYVTIDGQTGFEMEQGDEVAIARAARPLRLVRASARSYFEVLRQKLKWNER, from the coding sequence ATGCGCATAGGCATAGCGGTCAAACCGGGACTCGCCGAGGCGCGCGAGACGCTGATCGGCGTCGAGCAGTGGCTGCAGACCCATGCCGTCGACGCCGTGTGGACCGAGGAGGCGGCCGAGCTGCTGCCGCCCGCCACGCGCACCGTCGTCACCCGCGCCGCCCTGCCGGCCGACCTCACCTTGCTCCTGGTGCTCGGCGGGGATGGCACGCTGCTGGCGCTGGCCAAGGCCATCGCCGAAGCCGGTCTCGACATTCCGCTGCTCGCCGTGAACTTCGGCTCGCTGGGCTTTCTGACCGAGATCACGCGGCCCGAGATCTACGCGTCGCTCGACGCCGTGCTGAACGGCCGCGCCACGCACGACGAGCGCATGATGCTGAAGGCGGTCGCCACCCGCGCGGGTAGCATCACCACGCATCTCGCCCTCAACGACATCGTGTTCACGCGCACGGCGCTCTCGCGCATGATCGAGCTCGACGTCTCGGTCGGCGATCAGTTCGTGACATCGGTCAAGGCCGACGGCTTGATCGTCGCGAGCCCCACCGGCTCGACCGCCTACAACCTGGCCGCGGGCGGCCCCATCGTCCATCCGGCGATGGACGCGCTGGTGCTCACCCCGATCGCGCCACACTCGCTGACCAACCGCCCGATTGTGATCCCGTCCGAACGCGAGGTGCGGGTGAAGTCAACCGGCACCAACGCCGGCAACGTCTACGTCACCATTGATGGGCAAACCGGCTTTGAGATGGAACAGGGGGATGAGGTGGCCATTGCGCGTGCGGCGCGCCCCTTGCGCCTGGTCCGCGCCTCGGCACGCAGCTATTTTGAAGTGCTGCGCCAGAAGCTTAAATGGAATGAGAGGTAA
- the mltG gene encoding endolytic transglycosylase MltG, with protein MMRWIGRIALLLVVLAVLAAGGAWWVYARVQQPYRGATGAESFVDIPSGTGPVGIGARLVEAGVVRDALTFRVAVLLSGRARELKAGEYRFEAPMTALAVVDKIARGDVYKRLLTFREGLTIAEMAAVFEQRGFGTAADFAKAAQNASLIHDLDPAASDLEGYLFPETYALPRHTPATEVVAQMVAGFKKAFDEDLRAVAAADGLTVRQVVTLASLVEKETGSGDERPLVAAVYRNRMRIRMGMQADPTVIYALQKAGQYDGNLTRANLQFDSPYNTYRYAGLPPGPIAAAGRASLEATVKPAAVDYLYFVSRNDGTHVFASNLADHNRNVQTWQVQYFRDRRSTKDKQEIKR; from the coding sequence ATGATGCGATGGATTGGACGAATTGCGCTGCTGTTGGTGGTGCTGGCCGTGCTCGCGGCCGGCGGCGCGTGGTGGGTCTACGCCCGCGTGCAGCAGCCGTACCGCGGCGCCACCGGCGCGGAGTCGTTCGTCGACATTCCCTCGGGCACGGGTCCGGTCGGGATCGGCGCGCGCCTCGTCGAGGCCGGCGTGGTGCGGGATGCCCTGACCTTTCGAGTGGCCGTGCTGCTCAGCGGCCGGGCTCGTGAGCTGAAGGCGGGGGAGTATCGCTTTGAGGCGCCGATGACGGCCCTCGCCGTCGTCGACAAGATCGCGCGCGGCGACGTCTACAAGCGGCTGCTGACGTTTCGCGAAGGCCTCACGATTGCGGAGATGGCGGCAGTGTTCGAGCAGCGCGGCTTCGGCACGGCCGCCGACTTCGCCAAGGCCGCGCAGAACGCGTCGCTGATCCACGACCTGGACCCGGCCGCGTCCGATCTCGAGGGCTACCTGTTTCCCGAGACCTACGCGCTGCCGCGCCACACCCCTGCCACCGAGGTGGTGGCGCAGATGGTGGCCGGTTTCAAGAAGGCGTTTGATGAGGATCTGCGTGCCGTCGCCGCTGCCGACGGGCTGACGGTGCGGCAAGTCGTCACGCTGGCGTCACTGGTCGAGAAGGAAACCGGCAGTGGTGACGAGCGGCCGCTGGTGGCGGCGGTCTATCGGAATCGGATGAGGATCAGGATGGGCATGCAGGCCGATCCCACCGTCATCTACGCGTTGCAGAAAGCCGGTCAATACGACGGCAACTTGACGCGGGCGAACCTGCAGTTCGATTCGCCGTACAACACCTATCGCTATGCCGGATTACCGCCCGGTCCCATTGCCGCCGCGGGCCGCGCGTCGCTCGAGGCCACGGTGAAGCCGGCGGCCGTCGACTACCTGTATTTTGTCAGCCGTAACGACGGCACGCACGTCTTCGCATCAAACCTGGCGGATCACAATCGCAACGTGCAGACGTGGCAGGTGCAGTACTTCCGGGACCGGCGGAGCACGAAAGATAAACAGGAGATAAAGAGATAA
- the ruvX gene encoding Holliday junction resolvase RuvX: MRVLGIDYGARRIGLALSDATATLASPWRLLQRPPSDAETLRMVVAEVTALIQDDDGLEAVVVGWPRRLDGSANKQTPIVETFARALESKVAVPVVLQDERLSSVEAESRLAVDEKDWRKRKAKLDAAAAAIILQDFLDARPRAATDGF; this comes from the coding sequence GTGCGTGTCCTGGGCATCGACTACGGCGCGCGGCGCATTGGCCTCGCGTTGAGCGACGCCACCGCGACGCTGGCCTCGCCCTGGCGGCTGCTGCAGCGGCCACCGTCTGACGCGGAAACCCTGCGCATGGTCGTCGCCGAGGTCACGGCGCTGATCCAGGATGACGATGGGCTGGAGGCGGTCGTGGTCGGATGGCCACGCCGGCTCGATGGGTCGGCCAACAAGCAGACCCCAATCGTGGAGACGTTCGCGCGCGCGCTCGAGTCGAAGGTCGCGGTGCCGGTCGTCCTCCAGGACGAGCGGCTCTCCAGCGTCGAGGCCGAATCGCGGCTGGCGGTGGACGAGAAGGACTGGCGCAAGCGCAAGGCAAAGCTGGATGCCGCCGCCGCGGCGATCATCCTGCAGGACTTTCTGGACGCGCGGCCACGCGCCGCTACCGACGGTTTCTGA
- a CDS encoding peptidoglycan DD-metalloendopeptidase family protein: MRRLAAVLVLVLIGPPEGGRYMHDGETTMWRPAFLSAVALAEAEAGLFAQSPADEVRARAAARIRSLQAEADRLAAQSRTVFGELRRLELEREIAREEVARAEADLTRVSATHAQAAARLKGLEATRLAQTPGVSERLIEISKRGRGGYLQLLLASDDPRAFGRLSRGVAAVAELDRVRLETHRRTVVAERAALATVEKERAAVEQSRSAAQRTRATLDAAVAARNRLIDSLDQQRDLAAQFVGELQAAQRQIERTLATADATSATAALPIRPFQGDLPWPVTGPVVSRFGRSTSGRFGTAIVRNGIDVAAPEGTVATAVHEGRVAYAAPFAGFGVLVIVDHGGSAFTLYGHLSEAMVSEGTVLKAGEIVGRVGLAPAGAAALYFEVRIDGRPVDPLQWLRRSTR, encoded by the coding sequence GTGCGAAGACTGGCCGCTGTTCTCGTGCTCGTGTTGATAGGTCCGCCTGAAGGCGGACGCTACATGCACGACGGCGAGACGACAATGTGGCGTCCGGCTTTCTTGTCCGCCGTAGCCTTGGCCGAGGCGGAAGCCGGACTATTCGCGCAGTCGCCGGCCGATGAGGTGCGCGCGCGCGCGGCGGCGCGGATCCGATCGCTGCAGGCGGAGGCGGACCGGCTGGCGGCGCAGTCCCGCACCGTGTTCGGCGAGTTGCGGCGGCTCGAGCTCGAGCGCGAGATCGCGCGCGAGGAGGTCGCGCGCGCCGAGGCTGACCTGACCCGGGTGTCGGCCACCCACGCACAAGCCGCGGCGCGGTTGAAGGGCCTCGAGGCCACGCGCCTCGCGCAAACCCCCGGCGTCAGCGAACGGCTGATCGAAATTTCGAAACGCGGGCGCGGCGGCTACCTCCAGCTGTTGCTCGCCTCCGACGATCCTCGCGCCTTTGGCCGGCTGAGCCGCGGTGTCGCGGCGGTGGCCGAGCTCGACCGGGTCCGCCTCGAAACCCACCGCCGGACCGTCGTGGCTGAACGCGCGGCGCTGGCCACGGTCGAGAAGGAACGCGCCGCCGTCGAGCAGTCGCGGAGCGCGGCGCAGCGCACGCGCGCCACGCTCGATGCGGCGGTGGCGGCCCGCAACCGGCTGATCGACAGTCTCGATCAGCAGCGCGACCTGGCGGCGCAGTTCGTCGGCGAACTGCAGGCGGCGCAGCGGCAGATCGAACGGACGCTCGCCACGGCCGACGCCACCTCGGCCACTGCTGCCCTGCCGATTCGCCCGTTCCAGGGCGACCTGCCGTGGCCGGTGACCGGTCCCGTGGTGTCGCGGTTCGGACGGTCGACCTCCGGCCGTTTCGGGACGGCCATCGTCCGAAATGGTATCGACGTGGCCGCTCCGGAGGGCACCGTCGCCACCGCCGTCCACGAGGGCCGGGTGGCCTACGCGGCGCCGTTTGCCGGCTTTGGCGTGCTGGTCATCGTCGATCATGGCGGCTCGGCCTTCACGCTCTACGGTCACCTGTCCGAGGCCATGGTGTCCGAGGGAACCGTGCTGAAGGCCGGGGAGATAGTCGGCCGGGTCGGGCTCGCGCCGGCCGGAGCGGCGGCGCTGTACTTCGAAGTGCGGATCGACGGACGCCCGGTCGATCCCCTACAATGGCTGAGGAGATCTACTAGATGA
- a CDS encoding S41 family peptidase codes for MKIRGRVLVLAVSVPVIAFAVVGGFLGNSALAREDSYQYLRTFEDVVSLIANNYVEEVNIDKVMHGAMHGLADGLDADSAYLDPAQVKVLDQGDAGAAAHTGLEITRQYYLRVIASRDGSPAARAGLMTGDYIRAIDGQSTRDTSVHEGMRLLRGKAGTTVRLTVLRGNAAEPHDVELTRENLPAAPVKSRIAAPGVGYLRVAEFGKATVDQMKTEVASLTKAGAKSLIVDLRGSAFGDTDAGVAAARLFVKTGVLSYQQDRGKEKAAVSAATGDGALAVTTAVLTDNGTSGAAEVFAAALSGNQRATLVGERTFGRAARQKLVRLPDGGALMLTHLVYLTPASVAIHEKGLTPDVPVEQPDIEFGQAAPATDATLDKAIASLTVKAAA; via the coding sequence ATGAAGATTCGCGGCCGGGTTCTCGTGCTGGCGGTGTCGGTGCCGGTGATCGCATTCGCCGTCGTCGGCGGCTTCCTGGGCAACAGCGCCCTGGCTCGCGAAGACAGCTATCAGTACCTGCGCACCTTCGAAGATGTGGTGTCGTTGATCGCCAACAACTACGTCGAGGAAGTGAACATCGACAAGGTGATGCACGGCGCCATGCACGGACTGGCCGATGGCCTGGATGCCGACAGCGCCTACCTCGACCCGGCGCAGGTGAAGGTGCTCGACCAGGGTGATGCGGGCGCCGCGGCTCACACCGGCCTCGAGATCACCCGGCAGTACTATCTCCGGGTCATCGCCTCCCGCGATGGCTCACCCGCGGCCCGGGCCGGCCTCATGACCGGCGACTACATCCGCGCCATCGACGGCCAGTCCACGCGCGACACCTCGGTGCACGAGGGCATGCGCCTGCTGCGCGGCAAGGCCGGCACCACGGTTCGCCTCACGGTGTTGCGCGGCAACGCCGCCGAGCCGCACGACGTGGAGTTGACGCGCGAGAACTTGCCGGCGGCGCCGGTGAAGTCCCGAATCGCCGCGCCGGGCGTCGGCTATCTTCGCGTCGCGGAGTTCGGCAAGGCCACCGTGGATCAAATGAAGACCGAGGTGGCATCGCTGACCAAGGCCGGCGCCAAGAGCCTGATCGTTGACCTGCGTGGCTCGGCGTTCGGCGACACCGACGCCGGCGTCGCGGCCGCGCGCTTGTTCGTCAAGACCGGCGTGCTCAGCTACCAACAGGATCGCGGCAAGGAAAAGGCCGCGGTGTCGGCGGCCACCGGCGATGGCGCGCTCGCGGTGACCACGGCGGTGTTGACCGACAACGGCACTTCGGGTGCGGCCGAAGTCTTCGCGGCGGCGCTCTCGGGTAACCAGCGCGCCACCCTGGTCGGCGAGCGCACCTTTGGCCGCGCGGCGCGGCAGAAGCTGGTACGGCTGCCCGACGGCGGCGCGCTGATGCTGACCCACCTCGTATATCTCACGCCCGCGAGCGTGGCCATTCACGAGAAGGGCCTCACGCCCGATGTGCCGGTCGAGCAGCCCGACATCGAGTTCGGCCAGGCGGCGCCGGCCACCGACGCCACGCTCGACAAGGCGATTGCATCGCTGACCGTCAAGGCCGCGGCCTGA
- a CDS encoding HU family DNA-binding protein: protein MNKQDLIAKIVKDTGATKAQAARIVTVFLASVTKALKKGEAVTFVGFGTFKTAVRKARKGRNPLTGGAIRIPKRKAVRFSAGKALKKAVN, encoded by the coding sequence ATGAACAAGCAGGACCTGATCGCGAAGATCGTCAAGGACACCGGCGCCACCAAGGCGCAGGCGGCACGCATCGTGACCGTGTTCTTGGCATCGGTCACGAAAGCGCTCAAGAAGGGCGAGGCGGTCACTTTTGTCGGGTTCGGCACTTTCAAGACCGCCGTCCGCAAGGCCCGAAAGGGCCGCAACCCCCTCACGGGCGGTGCCATCCGCATCCCCAAACGCAAGGCCGTTCGGTTCAGCGCCGGCAAGGCGCTGAAAAAAGCCGTCAACTGA